GATCTGGATTTCCGGCCAAAACTAAATCTGGATCCGGATTTTTAAACCCGAGCAATTATCCGTCCAGATTGAATCTGGACTCAATCCGGGCAGATAATCGGATTCAATTCGGATATCTGGATTTTAATCGGACATCCTgattgtttatttcttttttaggaTAAAAGCCAGATCCGGGTTATAATCGGATTCAATCCGGGTTTTTtagcacttaaaaaaaaaaaaactaatatcatGTTCAAATTgcctagatttttttaaataaaataatttaaacacttttaaaaagtgtttttaaaaaataaattgaagaacaaaattaaaaaaaaatgaaaaatagataatattgttgttccatcacaatgcaaaacgtaaatttacaaaaacaaagaaataaataataatacatcacaacTAATTAACCTAATACAATGTCACTAAtcttagtttgaaaaaaaaaaacgggtaTATAATCCGGTTACGGATAACTGGGTTATAAAACCAGATCCGGATTTTTCTAAACCGCCCGAGTATATCGGATCGGACCGGAAAAAAATCCGGTCTGGATGAACACTCCTATCATTtactttgttatatatatatatatgtatgtatgtatgtatttgtgCGTGTATTAGAGAGGAAAGAGATACAAACAAAGAGTTATAGCGTGAAGCGGAAAAAATAATACTTGATACTTGGAGTACGTATTggacatttttttattggtttacCAAACTCTTATTGGCCACGACGCCTATCTTCTTTAGTACTTGAGATATATAATCAATCGAAAAGGAtgtgcatataatatatatatttatatatattgagacACATACTAGCTAATCTTTATTGTGTTATATATGTGGGAAGTTAAGGGAAATGGTAGTGCTACCATCCTCCTCCGATTTGTCTATTTGGTGTGTTCCttattgtaaattgtaatttttttttgttttttatttcaaatatttttaaatatctttaaaaatttagaaaaataccaattcattaataataaatttcttaatcgataaataagattttatttttttagaaattaaatatatatagagttaAAATGAGAGATAATATTAAcaatattcttataaaaaaatagggCTCTGACAACATGATGACTTCCATGCAAGTGGCACGTGAATTACTTTTCCTATTTTCAGGTCGGTGTACTTGACATGTTTACCATTCAGATTTGGGTGGGTCTGCACCGGCTACGCTGGTAGCTTCtactaggaaaaaaaatttatttttttacataactttttaaacatttttaaataatttttaaatttataatattattaaataataattttttaaccacaaagtaaataaaaaaaacagagCGGGAGGTTAGAGTGGAATCCTCTCTAGCTTTTTTTCCTTCAGATTTTTAAGATTTCTGAAGGTACCACTaacaaatattttctaaaattataatttctgtTCGAAAAGCGCTTCAAATTGTAATATCAATATATatcgaataatattaaatacaactTGATAATGCTTTCTAGACTGTAACACGCCCGTTTTAGACCATTTCCAACTTTGATTTGATAGCCGCAGTCCAATACGAATATCCTTGCAGATTCTAACTAAGGTTacgtttgaattaaaataagatgattttaaataaaagataaaaattaaataaaatattattttttaatattattattattttaaaattttaaaaaattaaattatttattatattttatataaaaaattataataataaagttatatgagatgttttttaaattccaaCGCCTAAATAAATGCCTCCAGTGATGCTTCACCGACTTCGATTTGAGGACAATGTTAGCGCCGCCGAGTATGTACTTTTAGTGGAAAATGCTTGAGAACAGTCAAACCGACCCCTACATGGACCATACCtacggtattttttttttaaattaataattaagaaaataattattagtaaatCGATATCGATAGCACTTGTAGGAACCGTTTTGAATgcatttgaattatatttttctttaaaatatttttaaaatataaatatttactaataatcaccttcttgattattaaaaaataaaaaataaaaataaaatacgtaaGCAATCAAATTAATAGTGACAAAATCAATAACTACGAATTTTCCTTGGGAGGGTCTTTGAAGAGGTCAAATAAGGTGCGGTTGACGAAGAATTCTAGTAGACGAAGAATTATCTGCATCAATACTCAGTAGTTTCTTGTGTTGCGTCGGAaccatttccttcttttctaattcttattttttgttctttttatttttaaaagatttattgTTCAAAGATTCATAGTTTTCATCATGAAAAATCATATGCTTCCACCTGTGTTTTGCCACGATGAATGAGGGACTTCCATCTCTGAAATCATGAATGAGAAAGTTTACCATagtagaaaaggaaaaggaaacgaTCAATAgagttttactatttataaataaaatcacgtattaatctgtatattaatattgattctttcatatttaaaatttaaattagtactgtttttaataaaatttactttttaactaatcacattatattaatatataaattagtacatagttatacttacaattatatttttgtcaataaataataaagagcGCTATTCAGTGATCGCTagtcactttttattttttatatattttttttcactttttttagtagatttaaatatttttaaaaaataaaaaatatatattaatacacttaaaatcatttttttaattattaaataattttttttatcaataatcaATTATAGCCGTCAAGTGGGTGCGGCATACAAGTGTTtctgaataataaaatatcaacaaGAAGATGCTACAATTTACTTCAGatataaaatatagaataaatttattgtagctaatcttctaaatgaattaaatttaaCTAATCTAATATAGGTTTAATTTAGTAAACATTCTCTAAAATATGAAGTGTACTAAACCAACGCCaatgcttcttttcttttcggaGAGAATCTGATCAGTTTTCAGTGACTCTTTTAATTGTAAAGTTGATCCACGTGTATGGACTAAGATCAACTTAAatgattaataattttttttaatacatttagaAAAGGGAAGTTTCCACCTCCATAccttcattttaaaaactgttATATCAACCAAGCCACatgcaataaataattattttttcgaCGTCACCATTTTCCACTCGAATGATAAATTATGGGGAAAAAAAgtcaacattaaaataaaaaagatttatagcCTTTTCCGAGCATGGTGCTGGAGGCAGCTTGCTGTTGGGGGAGTTCTCAAAGATTATGCCTAAAGAAGCGTTTACTtgcaaaataatacatatatatatataactgtatAATATTAAGTATCTTAGGAGATCAGTAATATTATTCATGACGAagatgatatttatttattttttataaccgAGTTCTTTATAATGTTTAAAAGCTGTAGTACTATTATTGGGCAATTAGTTGCTGATGAAAGTGTTCCAGCTAGCCATGCTTTTATGAGTGTGACCGAAACGTGTCGGAACTGGAGAATTATTAGGCAATATGCGCGTTTTAACTGTTACGTGATGAGGTTTggtaactcaaaatttttatctgataattataattttttaaaaattttatataaaatataataagtaatttaatttttttaaattttaaaataataataataatattaaaatataataacttttatctaaaataaaaaattttcatttccacTCCAAACCCAGGACGAAAATGAGAGAAACAGATACGTGGGGTTGCTTCGTCTTCGCTCTTATAAGCCTTGATATCGGGCTTACCCAGATAGTTTAGGCCGGGTCTAATTTTATGGGCTAGCTCACTCAAATTACAGGCCTTACCAAATGAACTGGACCATCAGTCAATATGACACATGGGtccaatgaaaaaataaatattatgaaactACTAAATAATTAGGAAGGTATGATCATTGATCATGAGAAATGTTGTTAATTTTAAGTATGGCCACCAACTGCAGAAAAAAAGAGTGATAGAAAATTAAGGTCATTTTTCGTCCTTGTGTAACACGATCGCAGTTATGTTACTTTAATGCAATATGATTACAGTTAGATTTGATCTGGTCTTGTGTTTGTTATAGACACGTACAAGGccgagtaaaaaaaaaaaaaaaaaacgtacaaTAGGCCAAAAGAGCAGTGCTTCCTCGTTGTCGATTTTATTTTCGGTGAAGATGCTCTCTTTCATTTACCAAACGACTCTTCATAtccgaattttttttattcgcaTAATataccttttatttatttatttattaaattttgctATGAATTGGTATTGAATACCAATGCAAATATCAATAGACTAATAGTGAACTCGTAATATATTAAATCTGTCCACCATTTACTTTGAACATCACACAGCAAGCTAAGACCGGCACTGCTTACACCATCTCCAATagccggctctctctctctctctctctctctaaagtgACGAAACTAGTTTCCTCGAGAAAAATGGGCCATTGATCATCTCAGTAGCAGAGTACCAGGTGTGACTTCTTCAACAAGTACTCTTCTCCATctgtgaacttttttttttcttgttcgtTTGCCTTTTCTGCTATGGTAACGAGTCTGTTTGCTGTTCATGTTGATGTCAATATACACTTTTCCCTCTTGGTGACAGTCACAGGATTGATAATGGGTAATCAGTTTTATGCACTTCTTTCTGTCTTTCTATTTAGATGCTAGAATTGCATGTTGAGATTGTGCGTGTGATGGTGTCGAATTATGGACGTAAATTGATTGTTGAGTTACTCAAAAAGATGTGGCAAAGAGAACGATATGAAATCAGAGAAAGACCAGTTGAAAACTGTTAATCCATGCTCTAGCCGTTAAGACTAACCTTGGAATTTGTTCCCTTAGATTGTCTCGACAAGACAGAAAAATGAATGCCAAGTATGGCCCTACGATGGACCAAAAGGATATGGTTAGGTTGTTGATTGCTACCGTCGATAACTTCAGCCGAGATCGGTTGATTAGTAAAGAAAAGAGAACCCAACAAAAAGAACAGTGTGCAGAGAGGTTGGCAGCTGAAGATGGAAGCTGTGACAAAGACACAGAGGTTCGGTACTCGGATCAGGCAGTGTTGGCAAATTTGGACTGGGGTATCGAAGCCCTTGAAGAAGCAATCAACACCTCTAATATGGAAACTAAGCATGCACGATTGGACTATGCAGAGAAGATGCTGCAAGTGTATGCCATGCTGAACTCCACCCAGGAAACTGCCGGGGTTCCCAACTTCTATCTCTCTGCTTGGGCTCACCTCAACCTTTCATACCTGTGGAAATTAAGGGGCAACGTTCAAGATTCAGTTCTTCACGTTCTCGAGATGTTTATAGTAGACCCTTTCTTCTCGCGGATCGATTTTGCTCCTGAACTTTGGAAAGACCTGTTTCTTCCACAGATGAGCTCGATCGTAGGGTGGTATTCGGAGGAGAGGCACAGACTTATGATGGAAGCAATTCCTGACTGTTCTGATTTGTCATTGACTGCTGATTTGGATCAGTTTTTCAACGAGTCTGTGATTTTCTCATTGAGGCCAGATCAGATGGAGAAACTGCAAAAGCTGGAAAAGCTTTACGGGGAAGCATTGGATGAGAATACACGGCTTTTTGCTAAATATTATAAGGATGTCATGAACTCTGATTTATCCACCAACAAGAGGGTGATTCCGATGTTGCCAATTGCGGAGCCTCCAATGACTCCTTGGCATGAGGTCAGCCGTTCGATTCCAGATTATGTAAAATTCGGTCCTATCTTGCCCAAGAGTGCTGGATTTTCTGCAATTCTTAAATCTAAGTATGGTGCAACAGAAGCAAGCAGGTTAGTGCATTTGAAACGTGTAATTAggtctgtaaatagtagtgaatgatttgagttaaaatattttattaaaaagttatgttatatataattatttttatatattttttacgtattctgttgatattaaaaaaaagtgatataGTCAATCAGATTAGTGAAATGTACAAAGAATATACTAAAGTGACTGAAGATaaagtttttgtttattaagtttaaaaagaaaaagaaaaagttaaataaaaatattaaaaaattaaaaaaattgtttaatattaatttttttttgaagtttaaaattatattgatttttgtgttcgGTTAATGTTTAGGTaatgtttaaattaaaaaatgaaaaataaaaaaataaaaaacattatttatttGAGCTGAATCAGaggataaaattattaaaaaaattgagaattttaaaaatttcatgtCATGTCGAAACTtcctttaaattctttttacatGAAAACTCCCTATTTATGATCGATATATTGGTTCTGAATTTTATGGAGAAGAATGTGATCTTTgaacttttcattttatttgaggCTCTTATGTACGTAATACTTTTTCAGTAACTTGGCTTCTAGCAGAAAGAATGCAAGTTCCATTACCTCTCAGATTCTTAAGGAGTCAGCTAGATGGGAACCTCAggtaaagaaaaattagatgcatttatatttccacaacaaaagcttgattATAGTTGTacatctttctttccttttctttttccatctttttttcTGGGTTTTACATAcaggttttgtaattttttaatactgtAAGCTCTATTCTTGTAAACGATTCCAGGACGGGTCACTCGAAGAGAATGAAGATGAGTCTGAATATGAGCCTGATGATGGTTATGTGGATTTCGAGGATACATCAACCAGAAGATTACGGGGCGTGAAGATGGTTGATGACAAGGAAGCTGGGCCGAAAGCACTTCCATCTGAAATAAAGAATCAAGGACATTCtttctcaatcttctctcctcTGGATTCCCCTGGAGCTGCTACTTCAAAGAATCTATCTCCAAACGGAGATGAGTATTGTGAAAAGGAGCCCATTTCTATGTTACGCCTTTTTCCCAACCGGATCACGGATTCCACTGTAGCCACCCCGTTGCCTGAATCTCCACACACGAGGAATGATTACAGTATCAGCTCAGCAGAGTCTGATGGTGAAGTGATGGTGTGTTTCCAGATTTAAGatcttacaattttttttactacCACTCATCTACTTTAGCtctttttttgtataatttagtTTTTGTTATCCAAACTCCCATTTGGATGCTGGATTCTAAATGAAAATACAGAATATTTGCAGGAAAACCTATGGCCACACACGGACAATGAGTCATGACAGTGTGAATAGCCAAGTATTAGTAAATAGGTAATCAGCACTTTGTTTCTTTTAGATTATTGTTTTTTGGGAGTTCGCAACTAATCTGATTTTGCTTGTCTTGCAAATAGACGATCAGCATGTCCcccataatttttattagaaacaTTGAAGTCCCTTTCCACTTACACTCAAACTTCTGTGGATTTTTCAGTTGCATTCATGAAGGGGGGGAGGAGGGAAGCCAGCAGTTCATTTCTCGCCCAATTTCTGAGAAGCTGACTACTCGAACAAGACCGCCTAAGGATTTTGTTTGCCCCATCACAAGCCACATCTTTTGTGATCCTGTTACCCTTGAAACAGGTCAGACATATGAGAGAAAAGCAATTCAAGAATGGCTGGAAAGAGGAAATGAGACATGCCCTATTACACGGCAACCTCTTTCAGCCACTACACTGCCCAAAACAAACTATGTTTTGAAGAGGCTAATAACATCTTGGAAAGAACAGTATCCTGATCTCGCTCAGGAGTATTCATATTCCGAAACACCAATGAAGTCACTTAGGTTACCCTTCACAAAAGAAATTCCCTTGGTCTCCACACTAACCAGAACAAGTGATTTCTCCAGCCACAAGAGCATAGTTGAGCATCTTCACTATAGGGGCAAAAGATTTATGCGAGCAGCAGTATCTACATCACCAACCAGTGTGATATCTCAAGCTGCAGTGGAAACTATTATCAATGGTTTAAAACCCTACGTTTCGTGTCTATGTGATTCTGACAACTTGCAAGAGTGTGAATTAGCTGTGTTAGAAATAGGCAGATTATGGAAGGCCTCAAAGGGTGATTCTGGGGTTCATTCTTATTTATCCAATCCAGCAATTGTAAATGGGTTTGTGGAAATACTTTCAGCTTCTACAACAAGAGAAGTTCTCAGAACATCAGTTTGCATTCTCTCAGAGCTAGTATTTGCTGATGAAACTGTAGGGGAAGCTCTTACCAGTTTAGACTCCGATTTTGATTGCCTGGCTGCTCTGCTAAAGCATGGCCTAGCTGAAGCTGCTGTTCTTATATACCAGCTGAGGCCAGCATTTGCTCAGCTTTCAGCTCATGACTTTATACCCTCTCTTGTCCAGataattataaacaaaaaagaagatttGGATGATCTCCAGTTAGTAATTATGCCCCAGGATGCTGCTTTAGCAATACTTGAGCAGATTTTGCTGGGAGGGGATGAATGCAACAGGTCTCTCAATGCCTTGAGTGTCATTTCTGCAAATGGAATACCTGCTTTAGTCAAGTGTTTGGATAGGCTGGAGAGAAGAAGATCCAGTGTTTCCATACTTTTATGTTGCATGCAAGCTGAAAAAAGTTGTCGGAACTTGATAGCAAATATAATTGAATTGTCCCCTGTGCTCGAATTATTTCATGCTGGTAATGATAGCGTGAAAGGAATATGTGTGGATTTTATCTCAGATCTAGTTCGGTTGAACAGGTATTCTTTACATCTCAAATCTTCACTTCTCATTTGTGATAAATTCTAAAGCACGTTACTTCTATTATAAATTTAGTAAATAAATTGCACTTGCACACCGATCAAACTATAGTTGCGACAATACCTCATCTAGTCATCCCCTCTGAGAATGAGGGTGAAGGGAAAGTTGTGAGTTTAAGATCACTGGTTTGCATAACTTACCAACCTTGGCATGATATGTTCACCGGGAGCTCTTTGGAGTAGGATCTCAAATGCTTCGATCATTCTCCTAATAATTTTTATTCGTATAAGACAGCACGCACAACTTTACATGTGTGCTTCTTTGTATGGAATACAAGCACCTAatgatttattttcatcttttctcAATCACCCTTCCAACACCCACGTTGAAGATTCTAGTTGTTAGATGACCACTTTGTTCCAAAATTAAGCTGGTGGGATAAAGTATGGAGTTAGGTTAAAACTCAGGACCATTTTTGTTACGATACCATGTTAAATTGCCAATTTTTCTAAAAGTTTTTAAGTTGGTGGGAAAAGAGAattcaatcatttaatttaaatttcaatgCTTTTCTTTCCTACTTTGTCACAGGAGGACATTCTGCAACCACATCTTGCAGATAATTAAAGATGAAGGAGCATTTAGCACCATGCATACATTTCTTGTGTATCTTCAAATGGCTCCTGTGAAGCAGCAACCTGCAGTTGCTGCTCTTCTTCTACAGCTTGATCTCCTGGTTTGCCTTGATTCTCTGAAATCAACCATTAAAGTCTAAagtttttaataatacttttatacTGTGTGCCACTAAAGGATCTTACGGTTTACCACAGATTCCTAAGATTATCAATTTTCCAGGTTGAGCCACGCAAGATGAGCATATACAGGGAAGAAGCGATAGATGCATTAATTGAAGCACTCAGGAGAAAGGACTTATCTAATTCTCAGATGATGGCTATAGATACTTTATTATCTCTTTCTGGGCGTCTGACCATCTCAGGGGAATCCTATACTGAAGCCTGGTTACTCAAGATTGCAGGATTTGATCAGCCTTACAATGCTTTGATGAAGGCAGAGCAGCTGAGAAAACAGGACGACGATTTGGTGGAAACAACAGTTTGCATTCGTCTGGTATTAGTTTGTTATGGAGCTAGTTACTCATTATGTTCAAGCATGCATCAATTCTGAATATTGTATGCTTACATataggaagaggaagagaaagctACAAGCTCTTGGGAGAGAAGGGTAGCGTTTGAACTTTGCAAACACGAAAAGGGCTCTATTTTCAAGGCCTTAAAGGAATGCCTTAAGAGTGATTCGTTAGAGATGGCAAAGTCATGCCTTGTCCTTGCCGCGTGGCTCACGTACATGCTTTCTACTCTTCCTCATACTGGTGTTAGATGTGCTGCTCGCAAATTCTTGCTTGATGAATTCATCAATTGCCTCCAATCCTCTAAGAACATGGAGGAGAAGATTCTAGCGACCCTTGCTATTAAAACATTTATTAGTGATCCAAGTAAGTGCAGTCTAAAGCTAAAatttgcacaaaaaaattttcaacgtctcttcaaataaaattaactcAAACCCTCAATTTTAGCTGCACTTGAAACACTGGGAGAATATGCTAAACACATCTACAGAACCTTGAGAGAGCTTAAGAGGAATTCAGTGGTGGTCACAGATATAATGAAAGCGTTGATGAATTTGTCATCTGTGGATGCAGTAAGTGAGGTGTAATATAGATAGATTCTCTATAAAAATAGTATTGTGGATAGATAACTAGATACTACTAACATTCTGTTTTTTAGACAGAGTTGTGGAGTTATACCGAAATGGCTGAGTTAGATTCATCATCAAATGGTGAGGTTCTTTCTTTGCTTCACCTAAATGGCCGGCTTATAAGCAGCCACTCCGATGGAACCATAAAGGTTTGCACCTAAACAGAACATATTCAATTGTTTATGCCTGCTGAAGGTCACAGACTCCTCCATGAACACAAATCATTccattcatataaatattcatacaccTACACTTACAAACACATGCTAGGCAATTATTGGGCTGTCTATTTCTTATCCAACAGCTAAGGCTATAGTATCTTTGCTTCTAGTTGTGGGAAATCGGGAAGAGGGTGATAAGGTTAATTCAAGAAGTTCATGAACACACGAAGGCTGTCACATGTCTCTATGTCCCATCTTCAGGTGACAAACTATATAGTGGTTCCCATGACAAAACAATTCGGGTAAGCCACCTCATGTTTgctatttaaagaaaaatcatagTCCTTGCTTCACTTGctctttttttattgtttgggtTGACATGTGAATGCAGTGGAgaaatattttcttctctgaCAGAACAAGCTATAGAAGAGcttattcttctctctctctctctctctctctctctctctctctcaattcttCCATGATAACATGTCCCGCGTTTTACGTTTGAGATAAAACTAAAACACAA
This genomic window from Carya illinoinensis cultivar Pawnee chromosome 7, C.illinoinensisPawnee_v1, whole genome shotgun sequence contains:
- the LOC122315891 gene encoding putative E3 ubiquitin-protein ligase LIN-1 isoform X3, which translates into the protein MNAKYGPTMDQKDMVRLLIATVDNFSRDRLISKEKRTQQKEQCAERLAAEDGSCDKDTEVRYSDQAVLANLDWGIEALEEAINTSNMETKHARLDYAEKMLQVYAMLNSTQETAGVPNFYLSAWAHLNLSYLWKLRGNVQDSVLHVLEMFIVDPFFSRIDFAPELWKDLFLPQMSSIVGWYSEERHRLMMEAIPDCSDLSLTADLDQFFNESVIFSLRPDQMEKLQKLEKLYGEALDENTRLFAKYYKDVMNSDLSTNKRVIPMLPIAEPPMTPWHEVSRSIPDYVKFGPILPKSAGFSAILKSKYGATEASSNLASSRKNASSITSQILKESARWEPQDGSLEENEDESEYEPDDGYVDFEDTSTRRLRGVKMVDDKEAGPKALPSEIKNQGHSFSIFSPLDSPGAATSKNLSPNGDEYCEKEPISMLRLFPNRITDSTVATPLPESPHTRNDYSISSAESDGEVMNICRKTYGHTRTMSHDSVNSQVLVNSCIHEGGEEGSQQFISRPISEKLTTRTRPPKDFVCPITSHIFCDPVTLETGQTYERKAIQEWLERGNETCPITRQPLSATTLPKTNYVLKRLITSWKEQYPDLAQEYSYSETPMKSLRLPFTKEIPLVSTLTRTSDFSSHKSIVEHLHYRGKRFMRAAVSTSPTSVISQAAVETIINGLKPYVSCLCDSDNLQECELAVLEIGRLWKASKGDSGVHSYLSNPAIVNGFVEILSASTTREVLRTSVCILSELVFADETVGEALTSLDSDFDCLAALLKHGLAEAAVLIYQLRPAFAQLSAHDFIPSLVQIIINKKEDLDDLQLVIMPQDAALAILEQILLGGDECNRSLNALSVISANGIPALVKCLDRLERRRSSVSILLCCMQAEKSCRNLIANIIELSPVLELFHAGNDSVKGICVDFISDLVRLNRRTFCNHILQIIKDEGAFSTMHTFLVYLQMAPVKQQPAVAALLLQLDLLVEPRKMSIYREEAIDALIEALRRKDLSNSQMMAIDTLLSLSGRLTISGESYTEAWLLKIAGFDQPYNALMKAEQLRKQDDDLVETTVCIRLEEEEKATSSWERRVAFELCKHEKGSIFKALKECLKSDSLEMAKSCLVLAAWLTYMLSTLPHTGVRCAARKFLLDEFINCLQSSKNMEEKILATLAIKTFISDPTALETLGEYAKHIYRTLRELKRNSVVVTDIMKALMNLSSVDATELWSYTEMAELDSSSNGEVLSLLHLNGRLISSHSDGTIKLWEIGKRVIRLIQEVHEHTKAVTCLYVPSSGDKLYSGSHDKTIRVWAIKHEEIHCIQVHDMKEAVNDLTANANVACYISQTTGVKVYDWSAPPKHVNFNKHVKCLALSGDKLYCGCNGYSIQEVNLCDYTSNTIYSGTRKLLGKQTIYSLHVHDDLLFAGGSSVDATAGKVISLSTKTVIGSFSTGLDIQRIAVNNDFVFTATKCGTIEVWLKERVAKVASIKMAGGGHSKITSLTSDMDDFMLFAGSSDGKIYVSDKSRK
- the LOC122315891 gene encoding putative E3 ubiquitin-protein ligase LIN-1 isoform X2, with product MNAKYGPTMDQKDMVRLLIATVDNFSRDRLISKEKRTQQKEQCAERLAAEDGSCDKDTEVRYSDQAVLANLDWGIEALEEAINTSNMETKHARLDYAEKMLQVYAMLNSTQETAGVPNFYLSAWAHLNLSYLWKLRGNVQDSVLHVLEMFIVDPFFSRIDFAPELWKDLFLPQMSSIVGWYSEERHRLMMEAIPDCSDLSLTADLDQFFNESVIFSLRPDQMEKLQKLEKLYGEALDENTRLFAKYYKDVMNSDLSTNKRVIPMLPIAEPPMTPWHEVSRSIPDYVKFGPILPKSAGFSAILKSKYGATEASSNLASSRKNASSITSQILKESARWEPQDGSLEENEDESEYEPDDGYVDFEDTSTRRLRGVKMVDDKEAGPKALPSEIKNQGHSFSIFSPLDSPGAATSKNLSPNGDEYCEKEPISMLRLFPNRITDSTVATPLPESPHTRNDYSISSAESDGEVMNICRKTYGHTRTMSHDSVNSQVLVNSCIHEGGEEGSQQFISRPISEKLTTRTRPPKDFVCPITSHIFCDPVTLETGQTYERKAIQEWLERGNETCPITRQPLSATTLPKTNYVLKRLITSWKEQYPDLAQEYSYSETPMKSLRLPFTKEIPLVSTLTRTSDFSSHKSIVEHLHYRGKRFMRAAVSTSPTSVISQAAVETIINGLKPYVSCLCDSDNLQECELAVLEIGRLWKASKGDSGVHSYLSNPAIVNGFVEILSASTTREVLRTSVCILSELVFADETVGEALTSLDSDFDCLAALLKHGLAEAAVLIYQLRPAFAQLSAHDFIPSLVQIIINKKEDLDDLQLVIMPQDAALAILEQILLGGDECNRSLNALSVISANGIPALVKCLDRLERRRSSVSILLCCMQAEKSCRNLIANIIELSPVLELFHAGNDSVKGICVDFISDLVRLNRRTFCNHILQIIKDEGAFSTMHTFLVYLQMAPVKQQPAVAALLLQLDLLVEPRKMSIYREEAIDALIEALRRKDLSNSQMMAIDTLLSLSGRLTISGESYTEAWLLKIAGFDQPYNALMKAEQLRKQDDDLVETTVCIRLEEEEKATSSWERRVAFELCKHEKGSIFKALKECLKSDSLEMAKSCLVLAAWLTYMLSTLPHTGVRCAARKFLLDEFINCLQSSKNMEEKILATLAIKTFISDPTALETLGEYAKHIYRTLRELKRNSVVVTDIMKALMNLSSVDAVSETELWSYTEMAELDSSSNGEVLSLLHLNGRLISSHSDGTIKLWEIGKRVIRLIQEVHEHTKAVTCLYVPSSGDKLYSGSHDKTIRVWAIKHEEIHCIQVHDMKEAVNDLTANANVACYISQTTGVKVYDWSAPPKHVNFNKHVKCLALSGDKLYCGCNGYSIQEVNLCDYTSNTIYSGTRKLLGKQTIYSLHVHDDLLFAGGSSVDATAGKVISLSTKTVIGSFSTGLDIQRIAVNNDFVFTATKCGTIEVWLKERVAKVASIKMAGGGHSKITSLTSDMDDFMLFAGSSDGKIYVWALD